From the genome of Trachemys scripta elegans isolate TJP31775 chromosome 2, CAS_Tse_1.0, whole genome shotgun sequence:
AGGATGGAGCTGGAGAGGGCAGGACGGGGGGAGGCTAATGGGGTGATGAGAAGAATAAGAGTCACTGCCACAGGTTCCCCCCAACAGTCTCCCCAGGCTCCAAACCCCTATTGCCCAGTCCCCCTTATTCCCCAACAGCCCCAATGATAGACTGACAcagaccctcccccaccccttcaacAGCCCCATTGTCCCCCAATAGCCCCAACCCCAGGTTGCCACAGGCAccctgttccccacccctccAAGCTCCATCGCCCGTTGCTTAACAATCCCTCTTTCAGACTCTTCCTCCCCTCAACCCCTTGACTTCCCTTGTCCCCCGAGGCCCCTGACTCCTTCCCATACCTTGGCCTTCGCTAAATCCTGCCAACCTCCCCTTGCTCCTAAGGCCTGCCAAGAATAGGCTCCTACCTCCCCCAGGCCTACTGCCATTGATTGAGGTGGGGAAGCACCTCGAGGGGGAAATCCCTGACTTCTCCCCACAAGCAAGAAATGGGACACATAAAGCTGCACAAACTCCACTGCCCCATTCCTTTGCTTGGCTCCCTGGAGCAAGAGCAGGACTTGACCCTAATTTGTACATTTTGGCATGCAGCTTTCCTTTGCTGGCTCTTGTGCAGAGTTTGCTAGTGGAAATTCCAGTGGGTTCCATTAGAATCCTTTAACTAGTCTCAATTGGTTTCTACTGGTTTAAATTGGAGGACCAGTAGTCCCAGTAACCAACAGACCAATAGATCCATTGCTCTGTTCCTCAAACCTCGTTAGCCAGGTGGAACCCGTTGAAAATATTTCAAGTGGCATTTCCACTAGGAGAATAATCACAGCAATGGATGTTTTCATTCATGCTGTGGGTCTCGCTGTTTCTCTGGGTTGCTTTTTCATGCTTATGCTTTTTTAATGGTGCTGTATAGAATGCAAATGGTACAGCCGCCAGCCAGCACTGGAATACTGAAAGTGGGACTCTCATTTGCGCCGATGTTGTGAGTCAAACACCGCGATGGGATTTTTACAAAGGGTTGACTCGTTTTATGGCACTGCACGATGAAAAAGGTAATTCATGCTCCAAGAAGGGTGTAAACCTACCTGCCTGCTTTGGGGTGTAACCTGATTGCTGCAGGGGATCAGGAGTGAATTCGTCCCTTCCCAGGAACAGCATGACGGAAAGAGGTGAAGTTCATCCCTATGTAGAGGGCCCTCAACATAATTTAAATCCTAAACATAGGTCTGCCCTGGGATGGATTTCAACCTAGATGCTTTATGGGGTTGTGGGGTTTGTGGttgttgttgctttcctctgaagcCTTAGAGGAAAGGCAGATACAAATTAGTTGGACCAATGGTAGGATCTGGTAGCAAACCCTAATTTAATGCCGCATCATAAAAAAAACTCAAACAAGGCTGACACATCTTCGTATTTCAGTTCTGCTTTTCATCACCACTGAGTTGCTGGAAGAGGGAGCAAATGTGGGAAACAGAGTTTCCAAGAAACCACATACGTTTGGACAGCTTCTTTCCATGCCTGTCTGAAACATAAGGAAACTGGTGATCCAACTGAATAATATGAACCAAGCAATACAAATCCTTGcatgtttatatattatataaagtCATACAAATCCTCTCCTTACAGCTGAAAtatgaagggtgtgtgtgtttggggagggggggatattGTTTTGTGTTAGAGTGCCTTCCCTGAGGAAATTCAGATGTGTTTGAGAAATATCTGAATAGCTGCTAGTGACAAGTGGGTTAGATTTATTTTGTCCCGCTTCAGTTCAGTCACCTGAAACCAACAACTCTGCTCGTTGTCTTAAATCTTTGCTGTCTCTAGTAACGTGGAAAGCTCGGCAGCCCCTGCGTTACTCAACAACAATATTCcttccccaggctgggaggctttcacagacaagaaGAGAGTTTATGGCCTTCTATGTCCTCCTGCAGTTTGGTAGCTTACTGTCACACTGCAGTGTGAAACAGTGAAAGAAGACCACAACAGTAATGGATTTGCTGCTAGTAAAACatatatattaaaatgcaaaCAGAGCATTCCTGCTGTGAACTGTTATTAATGGACTTTCTTTTGCATTGGTACTAATGGCACTGAGAGTTCCTCTTTCCAAAAAGAGCATAATGTTCTCGAGGAATAAATTCTAACACAGTCGCTCCAAAGCTCATATTAGAAAACAAGAGGCCAAGGGCAATAGTACCAGACAGCCCAGCAATATTCCACACGGGGTTACTGTAGTGTGTCCCTCTAGGAGCTGGTTATATCTGTGTACTGTTTGTTGAAGGTAAGCTCAAAGGGCTGCCTATTGTGTTTGAGAAGGCAATGATTGCATTTGTACCTGAGCCCTTGGAGCTCTTGTTCATACTGATGATGTCCCCACTTGTCTGCTCAGGCTCCGACTTCCTGAAGATACTTTTCATGGTCGACTGGAAGTTGTTGGTGACAAAGCAGTAGACGATGGGGTCCATGCAACTGTTGAGGCTACTCAGAGTCACGGTCACATGGTAGACAATTAAGCTGATGTTATGGGGAATGTCTGGGTTGATGGAAATGGCCACCTGGCGCACATGGAAAGGTGTAAAGCAGATCATGAAGATGATGAGGACGGTGGTCAGGAGCTGAACGGCCCTCATTCGCCTCTCACGGCTCTGGTGCATGAGGCTGGGCTTGGATAGCGCACACATGATCCTAGTGGTGAAGAAGGTGATGATGATGAGCGGGAAGAAATACTCGCAGACCATCAGGGCAAAGATCTTGGCGAGGCAGCAGGGTGCAAAGGTTATCGCCATGATCAGAATGGAGAAAGTGACCACAGTTGCAAAGACCCAGATGAAGACACAGATCCCCTTGGCACAGCTGGGGTTCCTCCACTTACGTGAGGCTTCCACCTGCACAATGGCCAGGTACCGGTCGATGCAGATGCATGTCAAGAAGAGAATGCTGCAGTACATGTTGACGAAGTAGCCAAAGATGTGAACAAAGGAACACCTCAGGCAGTCCCCTGCAGTGTAGAACATGATGATTCGGATGGGCAAGGAGAAGCCCACCAGTAGATCAGTAACGATTAGGTTGATGGTGTAGATGACAGAGGTGGTTTTCGTCTTG
Proteins encoded in this window:
- the GPR20 gene encoding G-protein coupled receptor 20 translates to MHASSSREPALNPLNSTRAPNSNSSNEVNTFDKFIHMDQELYQDFYSLWIALMAVNAIIFLVGVVLNSLALYVFCFRTKTKTTSVIYTINLIVTDLLVGFSLPIRIIMFYTAGDCLRCSFVHIFGYFVNMYCSILFLTCICIDRYLAIVQVEASRKWRNPSCAKGICVFIWVFATVVTFSILIMAITFAPCCLAKIFALMVCEYFFPLIIITFFTTRIMCALSKPSLMHQSRERRMRAVQLLTTVLIIFMICFTPFHVRQVAISINPDIPHNISLIVYHVTVTLSSLNSCMDPIVYCFVTNNFQSTMKSIFRKSEPEQTSGDIISMNKSSKGSGTNAIIAFSNTIGSPLSLPSTNSTQI